One stretch of Acidobacteriota bacterium DNA includes these proteins:
- a CDS encoding protein kinase, with product MAFFCINCRSATDPEFKACPYCGEPITDFLRKYIEEPIDGKYKILSRLGIGGMGEVYKVLHLHLNTPRVIKLMRPSISADEKTQWRFVREARLATKINHPNVASLFDFSELSDGSFYMVWEYIEGITFSDLIRARKTLAPSHAVRLSIQALAGLNAVHKAGVVHRDISPENMMVTRDEDGDELVKIIDLGIAKQWDDTTDEKTKTGMFVGKWRYCSPEHLGLLKSGEVIDGRADLYSYAIVLYQMLTGVPPFDAQTPHQFVVLHSTADPDPLESKNPELVNLGELEAVIFRGLEKDREKRFSTASQFLKALQSVLPDLPSADEELSQTLDTIRSLSIRDDDQEPMTAETMAATEVPDLFDEPGEVVGGDQTIQREVADVTDVTVTQETKGSSAPPTIADQRGEGFESATLDRPVHATRGDGESAIPWKWIGLAAVILLIAGLGWFIASRSEPEVAEPGRSPVAASVSTLAVDSFPWATVESITDLDSGRDVLEAPVPTPMTLEIPAGRYEIAVRSGRSNDVARQTSIVEPGDREEVHFDLAPDEAPLPEFRSASR from the coding sequence GTGGCCTTCTTCTGCATCAATTGCCGATCGGCGACCGACCCCGAATTCAAGGCATGTCCATACTGCGGAGAGCCGATCACCGACTTTCTCCGGAAATACATCGAAGAGCCGATCGACGGCAAGTACAAGATCCTCTCCCGGCTTGGAATCGGCGGAATGGGCGAGGTCTACAAGGTACTCCACCTTCACCTCAATACTCCGCGCGTGATCAAGCTGATGCGGCCGAGCATTTCGGCCGACGAAAAGACCCAGTGGCGCTTTGTCCGCGAGGCACGGCTGGCGACCAAGATCAACCACCCGAATGTCGCGTCGCTGTTCGATTTCTCCGAGCTCAGTGACGGCTCGTTCTACATGGTCTGGGAGTACATCGAGGGAATTACGTTTTCCGATCTGATCCGCGCGCGCAAGACTCTCGCTCCCTCGCATGCAGTGCGGCTCTCGATTCAGGCACTGGCCGGGCTCAACGCGGTGCACAAGGCCGGGGTCGTCCACCGCGACATCAGTCCGGAAAATATGATGGTCACACGCGACGAGGATGGCGACGAGCTCGTCAAGATCATCGACCTCGGAATCGCCAAGCAGTGGGACGATACGACCGACGAGAAAACCAAGACGGGGATGTTCGTCGGGAAGTGGCGCTATTGTTCGCCCGAGCACCTCGGGCTTCTGAAGAGCGGAGAAGTCATCGATGGGCGCGCCGACCTCTACTCCTACGCGATCGTGCTCTATCAGATGCTCACCGGAGTTCCGCCGTTCGACGCCCAGACCCCTCACCAGTTCGTCGTTCTGCATTCGACAGCCGATCCGGACCCGCTGGAATCGAAAAATCCGGAACTCGTGAATCTGGGCGAGCTCGAGGCTGTGATCTTCAGGGGACTCGAGAAGGATCGGGAAAAGCGGTTTTCCACCGCAAGCCAGTTCCTCAAGGCGCTTCAGTCTGTGCTTCCGGATCTTCCGAGTGCGGACGAGGAGTTGTCGCAGACGCTCGATACGATCCGGTCGCTTTCCATCCGCGACGACGATCAGGAGCCGATGACGGCCGAGACGATGGCGGCGACCGAGGTGCCCGATCTGTTCGACGAACCGGGTGAGGTGGTCGGTGGCGATCAGACGATTCAACGGGAAGTCGCCGACGTTACCGACGTCACGGTGACCCAGGAAACGAAGGGCTCGTCTGCGCCGCCGACCATCGCAGACCAGCGAGGAGAAGGCTTCGAGAGCGCCACGCTGGACCGTCCGGTCCATGCCACTCGCGGCGATGGAGAGTCTGCGATTCCGTGGAAGTGGATCGGCCTGGCTGCGGTGATTCTTCTGATTGCCGGGCTCGGGTGGTTCATCGCGTCGCGAAGCGAGCCGGAGGTCGCCGAGCCGGGTCGAAGCCCGGTCGCGGCATCGGTCTCGACGCTTGCAGTCGATTCCTTTCCATGGGCCACGGTCGAGTCGATCACCGATCTCGATTCCGGACGGGATGTCCTCGAAGCGCCGGTTCCGACACCCATGACTCTCGAGATCCCGGCCGGTCG
- a CDS encoding FHA domain-containing protein, with product MFRIIIERGSSILGDRIVDGPFVSIGRSETNDVVLDDAAVSASHVVLKVNDDGSVTAINQSAKGTMMNGRAITSARIEGPVELEIASFKLTVLPQPQSGETTEENIEATHDTTVQSEIPRGRDARPTMAENTAENPMASLRLRLEDGSEREFSLGMTTMIGRSHDADIELDAPDISRHHCTVFRRAGAFYLKRLSRVNPVAVNGKKLGEGENRRLVAGDVIDICGTLLDFDASSSASHRIPEGGSNLGMSCRVSQGSGGSRRIEIIGFLGGKNAPVFERELDQLDSGVTRLTIDLGYVVGIDDGGLESLAQAVRVASMRGVPLRLVSASQRILDLIQASSRRAVIAPHLSDASVHEEAR from the coding sequence GTGTTCAGAATCATCATCGAACGGGGGTCGAGCATACTCGGGGACCGGATTGTCGACGGCCCCTTCGTCTCGATCGGACGAAGCGAAACCAACGACGTCGTTCTCGATGACGCGGCAGTTTCGGCGAGCCATGTCGTGCTCAAGGTCAACGATGACGGATCGGTGACCGCAATCAACCAGAGTGCGAAAGGAACGATGATGAACGGTCGGGCGATCACATCCGCTCGAATCGAAGGGCCGGTCGAGCTCGAGATCGCCTCGTTCAAGCTGACGGTGCTGCCGCAACCGCAGAGCGGGGAGACGACCGAAGAAAACATCGAGGCCACTCACGATACGACCGTTCAGTCCGAGATTCCCCGAGGACGGGATGCCCGTCCGACGATGGCGGAAAATACGGCGGAGAATCCGATGGCATCGCTTCGACTGCGCCTGGAGGACGGCTCGGAACGGGAGTTCTCGCTCGGCATGACCACAATGATCGGACGGAGTCACGACGCCGACATCGAGCTCGATGCACCCGACATCTCGCGCCATCACTGCACCGTCTTCCGCCGGGCAGGGGCGTTCTATCTGAAGCGGCTCTCCCGCGTGAATCCCGTCGCCGTGAACGGGAAGAAGCTGGGCGAGGGAGAAAACCGACGGCTGGTCGCCGGAGATGTGATCGACATCTGCGGCACACTACTCGACTTCGACGCGAGCTCGTCCGCGAGCCATCGCATCCCCGAGGGGGGCTCGAATCTCGGAATGAGCTGCCGGGTGAGCCAGGGATCGGGTGGCTCGAGGAGGATCGAGATCATCGGCTTTCTCGGCGGCAAGAACGCCCCGGTCTTCGAACGAGAGCTCGATCAGCTCGACTCCGGCGTGACCCGGCTGACGATCGACCTCGGATATGTCGTCGGAATCGATGACGGTGGGCTCGAGAGCCTCGCGCAGGCCGTCAGAGTGGCCTCAATGCGCGGAGTTCCACTCCGGCTGGTCAGCGCGTCTCAGCGGATCCTCGACCTGATCCAGGCGTCCTCGAGACGGGCTGTGATCGCGCCGCACCTGTCGGACGCTTCGGTCCATGAGGAGGCTCGCTGA